The window ATGACATTTAATTTGGGGTGAAATTATTAGAGAGCGAGGGCTCGCGGTGAAATGAGTGTTGGATTTCGTTTTAGAGTCTTGGATTTGTTATTAACAATTTCTTGGGGTTAGGTTTTCGTTGTTTATAATGGCGAGGGCTAACCTCACCTTCAATACCGGGGAGTGGAGGATTAGcaagaaaaactcgaaatttTGAGGAGTGAATTCGGCTTTTTGTCCTTCTTTACTTTCCCTGAATGAAATTGCAGAAGTGGATTTTTCTCCAGAACTTAActgactcattttttttacaggtgaCAATGGCCAAAACGAACGAGAAGAAGGGCAAGAGTGCCATCAATGAAGTGGTGACTCGTGAGTACACCGTAAATCTTCATAAACGTCTTCATGGAGTTGGCTTTAAGAAACGTGCACCAAGGGCCATCAAGGAAATCCGTAAATTCGCAGAGAAACAGATGGGCACACCTGATGTCAGGATTGACACGCGTCTTAACAAACAACTCTGGTCCAAGGGTATCAGGTGAGAGATCATTATCcagcatttttttctcctaatTACGCTTTTGTTAGTTGTAATTCACAAATAGTCCTTGCAAGAACttgcaataaatttcattagaaataaaaaaaactacttcGTGTTTATTTCGCACTCTCAAATAAAttgagagatatggagataTTTTCCACATAATGTTTATTTTGTAAGAAATTTTGCCTATTTCACGCAATCATATGAAACTGTCTGGTCAACTCAGACGATAATGTAGTTtcgtgtagaaaaaaaaatcttggaaaATAACAGGAAAATCTAAAGATGCTGCATTATTAACTAATGGAACTTTTCATATCActtatattaataattactaATAAAGGTTAAGGAATATTTGAAGAATAATGACAAagctgatgaaaaataatgataaccTGTCATGacttattataattaaaatataataatctTCGGTTTAACTATACACTAAATTATGATCAATTATTGTTGTCTCGAATTCGGGATAGTTATTAATCTTTTTCGAACGAAAATAGTTCAattgatagaaaataaaatcaaccggAATCGAAATACCTTAACAATAGTGAAAACTGTTAATAGTCGATAATAACTAaacgtttttttcatttttgtttagAAATGTTCCATTCAGAGTTCGTGTTCGTTTGAGCCGAAGAAGGAACGACGACGAGGACTCTGCTAACAAGTTATACACCTTGGTCACATACATCCCCGTGGTGAGCTTCAAAAATCTGCAGACAGAAAATGTTGACGCAAGtcaagattaatttttttattattaataaataatattggcTCGTCAATTGTGttatcattatttaaaaatcccagaattACAGTTCCTCTATTTTCATCAGTTGGAAACATGACAATTTCTGTTTATTGGCCTCAATCTGGGTCTCCGCACAGAATCAATCATTTCTTGCAGGGAATTCTGTACGTCGAGTCGCAAATGAATCAGTGAATGACCTGCGCCAACGATTCTATTTCTATAGATGTCAATAATTTAATCGTCGGTTAGTTAATCGAGTTACTGGGGGAATAATGTAGCTGATGGTAATTATCAATGGTTGGCTTGTAAGATGTGAATGGTGATCAGAGATTTATTGAATTGGGTCTCGTTCGAAGAATCGGAATGTTTGCGTTGATTACTCGTAGAGATTCACGTGCGTCAGTTGCCGAGCACttggaatttaattccaaTGTCTTGAATGGAGTATTAGCATCTGAGTAAGGGAAACCCCGGAGGtccaaatattttaattggatcaaattcttcattctttaattttccttttcaccattttattcaaataattatttactatAAATGAAAAACGTAATTATCTTTGCTCCCTGAACCACCATT of the Diachasmimorpha longicaudata isolate KC_UGA_2023 chromosome 13, iyDiaLong2, whole genome shotgun sequence genome contains:
- the Rpl31 gene encoding large ribosomal subunit protein eL31; this encodes MAKTNEKKGKSAINEVVTREYTVNLHKRLHGVGFKKRAPRAIKEIRKFAEKQMGTPDVRIDTRLNKQLWSKGIRNVPFRVRVRLSRRRNDDEDSANKLYTLVTYIPVVSFKNLQTENVDASQD